Proteins from a genomic interval of Lolium perenne isolate Kyuss_39 chromosome 1, Kyuss_2.0, whole genome shotgun sequence:
- the LOC127326102 gene encoding uncharacterized protein translates to MEISLDALLGAQRDLADRLAQGVSGLLLHVQPPHKLIPFAFAFDIELPPVPFVRDDLPAAAVASLAEIGDRLGQAGSGLGGAVQHLSRQLPLPFLADVSRRRRREVYPTPPAAGDGRLAAEGGLALERAEERDPLEVAAAAAAAATGSAAAASRSGTGGAEESDEEDDELGFEIGTLGRFKRHKGRVNVSATYNTRHQTVDGSVVARGEIWRFEASRGGSTYGNNSGPPFLIQLGPIIFVRDSTFLFPINLSEQHLVWYGYDRKNGVHSICPAIWSKHKKWLLMSMMCLNPVSCSFMDVQFPNGQLTYVAGEGITASGFLPLVGGLLQVHGKCPGETKLSFSFKSTQGTRFTPAFQWPDNSLSFEFSQAVAWKKYGLMVKPSVQVSVCPTFGGSDPGIKAEIVHSLKEELSVMYGLSCSRHPSAFTSLSLGRSKTNGEVRSSGVVITMEAPLDNMGRPSLSVQLNGGFEF, encoded by the exons ATGGAGATCTCGCTGGACGCGCTGCTGGGCGCGCAGCGGGACCTGGCCGACCGCCTCGCGCAGGGCGTCTCGGGGCTGCTCCTCCACGTGCAGCCGCCGCACAAGCTCATCCCCTTCGCCTTCGCCTTCGACATCGAGCTGCCCCCGGTCCCCTTCGTGCGCGACGacctcccggccgccgccgtcgcctcgcTCGCGGAGATCGGCGACCGCCTCGGCCAGGCCGGCTCCGGGCTCGGCGGCGCCGTGCAGCACCTGTCGCGCCAGCTCCCGTTGCCGTTCCTCGCGGACGTCTCGCGGCGCCGGAGGCGGGAGGTATATCCGACGCCACCCGCGGCGGGGGACGGTCGGCTCGCTGCCGAGGGCGGGCTAGCTTTGGAGAGGGCCGAAGAGAGAGACCCCCTCGAGGTGGCGgctgccgcggcggcggcggccactgGGAGTGCCGCTGCAGCTAGTCGGAGCGGGACTGGGGGTGCGGAAGAGtctgatgaagaggatgacgagCTCGGGTTTGAGATTGGGACTTTGGGGAGATTCAAGAGACATAAG GGAAGGGTAAATGTCTCAGCAACATACAATACGAGGCACCAAACTGTTGATGGTTCAGTAGTTGCCCGTGGAGAAATCTGGAGGTTTGAagcatcacgcggtggttcaaCTTATGGAAATAACAGTGGCCCTCCTTTCCTTATTCAATTGGGTCCTATAATTTTTGTCCGAGACTCTACATTTCTTTTCCCTATTAATCTGTCAGAGCAACACCTTGTTTGGTATGGTTATGATCGCAAG AACGGAGTTCATTCCATATGTCCAGCAATCTGGTCAAAGCATAAAAAATGGTTGTTAATGTCCATGATGTGCCTCAACCCGGTATCCTGT TCCTTCATGGATGTGCAATTTCCAAATGGGCAGTTAACATATGTTGCTGGTGAGGGGATAACAGCAAGTGGTTTTCTCCCATTAGTTGGTGGATTACTTCAAGTCCATGGAAAATGTCCTGGAGAAACCAAACTGAGCTTCTCCTTCAAG AGCACACAAGGCACAAGGTTTACCCCTGCATTTCAATGGCCTGACAATTCTCTGTCATTTGAATTTTCCCAAGCTGTAGCATGGAAAAAGTATGGCCTTATGGTGAAACCGAGCGTCCAAGTCAG TGTTTGCCCCACTTTCGGAGGAAGTGATCCTGGCATAAAGGCAGAGATTGTCCATTCATTGAAGGAGGAACTCAGTGTGATGTACGGCTTGTCTTGCTCAAGACATCCTTCGGCTTTCACGTCTCTTTCT CTTGGGCGATCTAAGACGAATGGTGAAGTCCGCAGTTCGGGGGTTGTAATCACCATGGAAGCACCCCTTGATAACATGGGAAGGCCATCATTATCTGTTCAACTGAATGGAGGTTTTGAGTTCTGA